In Poecilia reticulata strain Guanapo linkage group LG17, Guppy_female_1.0+MT, whole genome shotgun sequence, the following proteins share a genomic window:
- the nop9 gene encoding nucleolar protein 9 gives MLAKDGEKLQKGGARKRRHPAEDGGRAEWKKEKNRGEEGKEGQKPKGDGGRKRLDALSVGYFRRVGERLSEGFEEDEEREMFVGNVLAEVKGKAGLVATDRTGSITLQRLLPLSSPDQVGEVLAELGGESGAGFKEVXCDRCGGHVVESALRQVCRWEEFSQKYPSKEEEEEEEDESAGMLESQVLSLSLVVKDSVSEVIRHVHGSHVVRTLLHVLAGCVGPPRTEAQPGAKEHRAAPQLTDFEIPTSFWYELKSLTETLMENINLSVTDGAASAVFQTMLTVCHRKRPKLCKQLLKRTMEYLTSRSSAPGVSPLLVFLKDQASSRLIETVIQLSHKPLLRDLYRNHFKGSLVDLALHPIANFPVQRLTAASAEHKLFPKLFDELVQGVETVLAAGHMGVIVQLAESCAQSGEKQDDMMRCLLNAFHCAEPGSRHVCCLPLFMSLLTYEMYYQTDATEGSTQKEVPLTSICYHGSRLVQALAKFKERSHLLSSLRTLSPADILTMASDPSGSHVLQALITTSSDKGRGKILKRLEGQYVQMACSRLGSRVLEAAWNSASVSQRQSIAQELVPSESKLRSDQFSRHVWAKFGLSHFVHRRAHWQEIQTGESKKRKLFSDLLE, from the exons ATGCTGGCTAAAGACGGAGAAAAGCTACAGAAAGGAGGTGCAAGGAAGAGGAGGCACCCTGCTGAAGATGGAGGAAGAGCAGAATGGAAGAAGGAAAAGAACAGAGGTGAAGAAGGAAAAGAGGGACAAAAACCAAAGGGAGACGGTGGCAGGAAGCGACTGGATGCTCTGAGTGTTGGCTACTTCCGCCGCGTTGGGGAACGACTGAGTGAAGGCTTTGAAGAAGATGAGGAGAGAG AGATGTTTGTGGGGAACGTCCTCGCCGAGGTGAAAGGTAAAGCCGGCCTGGTGGCCACCGACCGGACGGGAAGCATCACCCTGCAGCGGCTGCTCCCGCTGTCCAGCCCGGACCAGGTGGGGGAAGTCCTGGCCGAACTGGGCGGAGAGTCGGGGGCGGGGTTTAAGGAGGTCTYGTGCGACCGCTGTGGAGGCCACGTCGTAGAGAGCGCGCTCAGACAGGTGTGCMGGTGGGAGG AGTTCTCTCAGAAGTATCCgtccaaagaagaagaagaggaggaggaggacgaaaGCGCCGGGATGCTTGAGAGCCAGGTGTTGTCCTTAAGTCTGGTGGTGAAAGACAGCGTCTCAGAAGTCATCAGACACGTTCACGGTTCGCACGTGGTCCGCACACTTTTACACGTGCTGGCGGGCTGCGTCGGACCTCCTCGCACCGAAGCCCAGCCAG GTGCCAAAGAGCACCGGGCGGCCCCCCAGCTGACCGACTTTGAGATTCCCACCTCGTTCTGGTACGAGCTGAAGAGCCTCACCGAGACCTTGATGGAAAATATTAATC TGAGCGTTACAGACGGAGCTGCCAGCGCCGTGTTCCAGACCATGCTGACCGTGTGTCACAGAAAACGACCCAAACTGTGCAAGCAGCTCCTGAAGCGCACCATGGAGTACCTGACCAGCCGCAGCTCGGCGCCCGGAGTCAG TCCGCTGCTGGTCTTCCTGAAGGACCAGGCCTCCAGTCGCCTCATAGAGACGGTCATCCAGCTCTCCCACAAACCTCTTCTCCGCGACCTTTACAGGAACCACTTCAAGGGCAGTTTGGTTGACCTCGCCCTCCATCCTATCGCCAACTTCCCCGTCCAGAGGCTGACAGCCGCCTCGGCCGAGCATAAACTG TTCCCGAAGCTGTTCGACGAGCTGGTCCAGGGCGTGGAGACCGTCTTGGCCGCGGGTCACATGGGCGTGATCGTCCAGCTGGCGGAAAGCTGCGCGCAAAGCGGAGAGAAGCAGGACGACATGATGCGCTGCCTTCTGAAC GCTTTCCACTGCGCCGAGCCCGGCTCTCGACACGTCTGCTGCCTGCCGCTCTTTATGTCCTTGCTCACTTATGAGATGTATTACCAGACCGATGCAACAGAGGGCAGCACACAGAAAGAG GTCCCGCTGACTTCCATCTGCTACCACGGTTCCCGGCTGGTCCAAGCGCTGGCCAAGTTTAAGGAGCGCTCTCACCTCCTCAGCAGCCTGCGCACCCTGAGCCCCGCCGACATCCTCACGATGGCCTCTGACCCGTCCGGCAGCCACGTCCTGCAGGCCCTCATCACCACATCYAGTGACAAAGGCAGGGGCAAGATCCTCAAGAGACTGGAG GGCCAGTATGTGCAGATGGCCTGCTCCAGGCTTGGAAGCCGAGTCCTGGAAGCCGCGTGGAACAGCGCTTCGGTCAGCCAGAGGCAAAGCATCGCGCAGGAGCTTG TACCCAGCGAAAGCAAGCTGAGGTCCGATCAGTTCTCTCGTCACGTCTGGGCGAAGTTCGGCCTCTCCCACTTTGTCCACAGGAGAGCCCACTGGCAGGAAATCCAGACGGGAGAATCYAAGAAACGGAAACTTTTCAGCGACCTTCTGGAATAA